One genomic segment of Petrotoga sp. 9PWA.NaAc.5.4 includes these proteins:
- the htpG gene encoding molecular chaperone HtpG encodes MPEVKEFQTETKQLLNLMINSIYTHKDIFLRELISNASDALDKMRFESLKDPSILDGDTELQIKIQIDKENKRLIIEDNGIGMSYDEVIENLGTIAKSGTQSFLKKLKEAESEKVALDLIGQFGVGFYSAFMVAKKVTVETRKWNEEKAVRWESDGSGTYSIEECEKSTRGTKIILDLKDDLEEDENYLDQYKIQELVKKYSNYIKYPIKMKWEEEIEEGKTKISERILNSMIPLWNKNKEEITQEEYNEFYKETFYDWNDPFEVIHFKAEGTTIQFVALLYIPSKLPFTFYSKEYKKGLSLYSKNVFIMENCEELIPDYLSFVKGLVDSPDFSLNISREILQKSKQLSIIRKNIEKKILETLKSKLENQRDKYIEFWNEFGRVIKAGLYQNIQEREKIQDLLLFDSSLSDKEKITLKEYVERIKEDQGNYIYYAVGQTIEDIEKLPQMEAIRDKGYEVLYLTDEIDEFLIKLMHDYQGKEFKSISSADIKDENIQKKQEESKDLLSKIKEHLKDKVKEVRLTNKLKESPACIVSANEAISLKMERTLKNLEQLPFEAEKVLELNPNHEIFRILQEIYQKDPDSQELKDYSEILYNQALLREGLDIDDKHQFAKLITDLIVKANK; translated from the coding sequence ATGCCAGAAGTAAAAGAGTTTCAAACAGAGACCAAACAATTACTCAATCTTATGATAAATTCTATATATACTCATAAAGACATCTTTTTAAGAGAATTGATTTCTAACGCTTCTGATGCGTTGGATAAGATGCGGTTTGAATCTTTGAAAGATCCTTCTATTTTAGACGGAGATACTGAACTCCAAATTAAAATTCAAATTGATAAAGAAAATAAAAGATTAATAATAGAAGATAATGGGATAGGCATGTCTTACGATGAGGTAATTGAAAATTTAGGAACCATTGCAAAATCTGGAACTCAAAGCTTTCTTAAGAAATTAAAAGAAGCAGAATCCGAAAAAGTTGCCCTTGATTTAATAGGACAATTTGGAGTAGGATTTTATTCTGCTTTCATGGTTGCTAAAAAAGTAACTGTAGAAACGCGAAAATGGAATGAAGAAAAAGCCGTTAGATGGGAATCAGACGGAAGTGGAACGTATTCTATAGAAGAATGTGAAAAAAGTACAAGAGGGACAAAAATTATTTTAGATTTAAAAGATGATTTAGAAGAAGATGAAAATTACTTAGACCAATATAAAATCCAAGAATTAGTTAAAAAGTATTCGAATTATATAAAGTATCCAATAAAGATGAAATGGGAAGAAGAAATCGAAGAAGGTAAGACAAAAATTAGCGAAAGAATACTCAACTCAATGATTCCTCTTTGGAACAAAAATAAAGAAGAAATCACACAAGAAGAATATAACGAATTTTACAAAGAAACGTTTTATGATTGGAACGATCCCTTTGAAGTAATTCACTTTAAAGCTGAAGGTACTACTATTCAGTTCGTTGCTTTATTGTATATACCCTCAAAGTTACCTTTTACCTTTTACAGCAAAGAATACAAAAAAGGTTTAAGTCTTTATTCAAAGAACGTATTTATCATGGAAAACTGCGAAGAATTGATTCCTGATTACTTATCATTTGTTAAAGGTTTAGTTGATTCACCTGACTTTTCTTTAAATATTTCAAGAGAGATACTCCAAAAAAGTAAGCAGTTAAGCATAATTAGAAAAAATATCGAAAAAAAGATCTTAGAAACACTTAAATCAAAATTAGAAAATCAAAGAGATAAATACATAGAATTTTGGAATGAATTCGGAAGAGTTATAAAAGCGGGATTATATCAAAACATCCAGGAAAGAGAAAAGATTCAAGATCTTCTTTTATTCGATAGTTCTTTATCAGATAAAGAAAAAATTACTTTAAAAGAATATGTTGAGAGAATAAAGGAAGATCAAGGAAATTATATATATTACGCTGTTGGACAAACTATAGAAGATATAGAAAAGTTACCTCAAATGGAGGCAATAAGAGATAAAGGTTATGAAGTTTTGTATTTAACAGATGAAATAGACGAATTTTTAATAAAATTAATGCATGATTACCAAGGAAAAGAGTTTAAATCGATAAGTAGTGCAGACATTAAAGATGAAAATATTCAAAAAAAGCAAGAAGAAAGTAAAGATTTACTAAGCAAGATAAAAGAACATTTAAAAGATAAAGTAAAAGAAGTTAGACTGACGAATAAACTTAAAGAATCGCCCGCTTGTATAGTGAGTGCGAATGAAGCGATATCTTTAAAAATGGAAAGAACGTTGAAAAATTTAGAGCAATTGCCCTTTGAAGCAGAAAAAGTTTTAGAATTGAACCCCAACCATGAGATTTTTAGGATTTTGCAAGAAATTTATCAAAAAGATCCAGATTCGCAAGAGTTAAAAGATTATTCAGAGATATTGTATAACCAAGCCTTACTAAGAGAAGGGTTAGATATAGATGACAAACATCAATTTGCTAAATTGATAACAGATTTGATAGTAAAAGCTAACAAATAA